In Drosophila santomea strain STO CAGO 1482 chromosome 2L, Prin_Dsan_1.1, whole genome shotgun sequence, a single window of DNA contains:
- the LOC120452385 gene encoding voltage-dependent calcium channel subunit alpha-2/delta-3: protein MFGLCEKLMTHFAVILTAFSLSQPLLLLLICGPHGGTFPSTSTHWAEASAADEAVGKWATQFGDELFALAQKITKSQEIKEKYKEYNARVELKNGTELIKSITKNVGRMLARKMDAVRCIQERAEFVNENFEFNLTYALKNFTYISSKYSTFNGNSSEELEPKEAEYDWMYRNMELNPDTHFYNTPVDTEHSSVHVPSNIWDRSERVLKTIMWSEHLDEVFRQNYQSDPALSWQYFGSDTGILRHYPAAQWTDTRPNRDDADTYDCRKRSWYIETATCSKDIVILLDHSGSMTGFRHHVAKFTIRSILDTFSNNDFFTILRYSSEVNDIIPCFNGALVQATPENIEVFNQQIELLDDPEGYANLTLAYDTAFQLLRKYYDSRHCATNSTCNQAIMLVTDGVAGNTTEVFQKYNWGNGENGTSQMDTRVFTYLLGKEVTKVREIQWMACLNRGYYSHVQTLDEVHEEVLKYVDVIATPLVLQNDQHPPTWTHAFTDKTYDPKTSNEKRPRLMISVGVPAFDRFYRHANLTNPRARLLGVAGTDVPVEDIDKLTLPYKLGVNGYSFVVSNNGYVLLHPDLRPIGTNGKMNPNYNSIDFTEVEHLFEDQSPREPGESILHIRNAMVRHEANEFKSISVKFHYDKMRRVSEEKQDYFFAPLPNTPFTLGIVMPTEYGKTWIKVGEEVDKNKHMKINIPDFFIGDNWKVHPDWVYCKYHYLEGHEFKTPEAELREFLGKMMQYDWKWPEQYAEDESDWDDKDDLNCGRKTLGDNAYYCNKELVNLLIFDAKVTNSSYGVWRFESDDERQLIERFGADLRFVATMSGLTRWQFIFGEVEVDTDREFGDYHTTAIDETWYKSAILQHHEDRSESFVYSVKYYDDPMEDSEVKVTASHAIFPRDGGKEAPACVVGFQFSHARMWERFFSITAEDHCNHCLPICTDDDVDCVVIDNNAYIVIGQNINTTGKFFGEFHGDVMTAMVERGIFLSIEVYDYQEQCKEEPKAGSDGNGLLHPLRLLSFGWKWLVGRLFFQYQRIQWWADGAPFMEYTDEIEDEYVAVGDGGKASASKPKDDSDDENAMFDEPEPDPIYKACDKRSTLYALQPSALVGINDFVKAPSTRPFLVKKIPNSNLVLVMVNVLMPSRSVRLTTEPQRVEYDKEFPCYKLNMSFYERRRIEECYTVHEDEELYTYCGNASRLGLTLQLMPLTIILVFHLTYAFMR from the exons ATGTTTGGTTTATGCGAAAAGTTGATGACACATTTCGCTGTCATTTTGACCGCATTTTCTCTCTCCCagccgctgttgttgttgctgatttGCGGGCCGCATGGCGGCACCTTCCCCTCGACCTCCACCCACTGGGCGGAGGCCTCGGCGGCTGATGAAGC CGTCGGCAAGTGGGCCACCCAGTTTGGCGACGAGCTGTTCGCGCTGGCGCAGAAGATCACCAAGTCGCAGGAGATCAAGGAGAAGTACAAGGAGTACAATGCCCGTGTGGAGCTGAAAAACGGAACAGAGCTGATTAAGTCTATTACCAAAAATGTGGGCAGGATGCTGGCGAGGAAAATGGATGCGGTGCGGTGCATTCAGGAGCGGGCGGAATTCGTCAACGAGAACTTTGAATTTAATCTCACTTATGCGCTGAAGAACTTCACCTACATCTCTAGCAAGTATTCAACCTTTAATGGAAACAGTTCCGAGGAGCTGGAACCGAAGGAGGCTGAGTACGACTGGATGTATAGGAATATGGAGTTGAATCCGGATACACACTTCTACAATACGCCAGTGGACACGGAACACAGTTCAGTGCACGTGCCATCGAATATATGGGATCGATCGGAGCGTGTTCTAAAGACCATAATGTGGTCCGAGCATCTGGACGAGGTGTTTCGGCAGAATTACCAATCCGATCCGGCCTTATCTTGGCAGTACTTTGGCTCCGATACGGGAATCCTGCGTCACTATCCGGCTGCCCAATGGACTGATACCAGACCAAATCGTGATGATGCCGACACCTATGATTGCCGCAAAAGGTCTTGGTACATTGAGACAGCCACCTGCTCAAAGGACATTGTCATCCTGCTGGATCATTCGGGTTCAATGACTGGTTTCCGGCATCATGTGGCAAAGTTTACCATTCGCAGCATCTTAGACACTTTCTCGAATAATGACTTTTTCACCATTCTGCGGTACTCGAGTGAGGTAAATGACATAATACCCTGCTTCAATGGAGCCCTCGTCCAGGCGACCCCCGAGAACATAGAGGTCTTCAATCAGCAGATCGAGCTGTTGGACGATCCAGAAGGTTATGCTAATCTCACCTTGGCCTACGATACGGCCTTCCAACTGCTGCGAAAATACTACGATAGTCGTCATTGTGCCACCAATTCTACCTGCAACCAGGCCATTATGTTGGTCACCGACGGAGTGGCTGGAAATACCACCGAAGTCTTTCAGAAGTACAACTGGGGCAATGGCGAAAATGGAACCTCGCAGATGGACACCCGTGTGTTCACCTATTTGCTGGGCAAGGAGGTCACCAAGGTGCGCGAAATCCAGTGGATGGCCTGCCTTAATCGGGGATACTACTCGCATGTCCAAACGTTGGATGAGGTCCACGAAGAGGTGCTGAAGTACGTCGACGTCATTGCCACGCCCTTGGTGCTACAGAACGACCAGCATCCGCCCACCTGGACGCACGCCTTCACCGACAAAACG TACGATCCAAAAACGTCCAATGAGAAACGACCTCGCCTGATGATATCCGTGGGAGTGCCCGCCTTCGATCGCTTTTATCGCCACGCCAACCTCACCAATCCGAGGGCACGTTTGTTAGGAGTCGCTGGAACAGACGTGCCCGTGGAAGATATAGACAAGTTGACACTGCCCTACAAG CTGGGTGTTAATGGCTACTCGTTTGTGGTGTCCAACAATGGATATGTTCTGCTGCATCCCGATCTACGACCCATTGGG ACCAATGGAAAGATGAATCCGAACTACAACAGCATCGACTTCACCGAAGTGGAGCACCTGTTCGAGGACCAAAGTCCGCGGGAACCGGGCGAATCCATTCTACATATTCGCAACGCCATGGTGCGCCATGAAGCCAATGAGTTCAAGAGCATATCCGTCAAATTTCACTATGACAAGATGCGCCGTGTTTCCGAGGAGAAGCAGGACTACTTTTTTGCCCCCCTGCCCAACACCCCATTCACCTTGGGCATCGTAATGCCCACCGAATATGGCAAAACTTGGATCAAAGTTGGCGAGGAGGTTGACAAAAATAAGCACATGAAGATAAATATACCGGATTTCTTCATCGGCGATAACTGGAAAGTTCATCCTGATTG GGTTTATTGCAAATATCATTATTTGGAGGGTCATGAGTTTAAAACGCCCGAGGCGGAATTACGCGAGTTTCTGGGCAAAATGATGCAATACGATTGGAAGTGGCCAGAGCAATATGCGGAGGATGAATCCGACTGGGACGACAAAGATGATC TGAACTGTGGCCGCAAAACGCTAGGTGATAATGCCTACTATTGCAACAAGGAGCTAGTAAACCTGCTTATTTTCGACGCCAAGGTAACGAACTCCAGCTACGGGGTTTGGCGGTTTGAGAGCGATGATGAACGGCAGTTGATAGAGCGTTTCGGTGCTGATCTGCGATTTGTGGCCACCATGAGTGGCCTGACCCGCTGGCAGTTTATTTTTGGAGAGGTTGAGGTGGACACGGATCGGGAATTCGGGGACTACCACACCACGGCCATCGATGAGACCTGGTACAAGAGTGCTATCCTGCAGCACCACGAGGACCGATCGGAGAGCTTCGTCTACTCGGTGAAGTACTACGATGATCCAATGGAAGACAGCGAGGTCAAGGTCACCGCCTCGCATGCGATCTTTCCGAGGGATGGTGGCAAGGAGGCTCCCGCCTGCGTAGTGGGCTTCCAGTTCTCCCACGCCCGGATGTGGGAGCGCTTCTTCAGCATCACAGCAGAGGATCAT TGCAACCATTGCTTGCCCATCTGCACTGATGACGACGTGGATTGCGTGGTAATTGACAATAATGCGTACATCGTGATTGGACAGAATATCAACACCACTGGCAAGTTCTTTGGCGAGTTCCACGGCGATGTTATGACTGCGATGGTGGAAAGGGGCATCTTCCTCAGCATAGAGGTCTACGATTACCAGGAGCAATGCAAGGAGGAGCCAAAGGCGGGTAGCGATGGAAACGGCTTGCTACAT CCCCTTCGATTGTTAAGTTTTGGCTGGAAGTGGTTAGTGGGCCGACTCTTTTTTCAATACCAGAGAATTCAATGGTGGGCTGATGGAGCGCCAT TTATGGAATATACAGATGAGATTGAAGACGAGTACGTAGCCGTGGGTGATGGAGGAAAGGCTTCGGCTTCTAAGCCAAAAGATGATAGTGACGACGAAAACGCCATGTTCGAtgaacccgaacccgatcccATCTATAAGGCGTGTGACAAGCGCTCCACTCTGTATGCACTGCAGCCATCTGCTCTTGTGGGCATCAATGACTTTGTGAAAGCGCCTTCTACTCGACCCTTCTTGGTTAAGAAGATCCCGAACTCCAATCTGGTGCTGGTAATGGTCAATGTCCTGATGCCGTCGCGTAGCGTTCGACTGACCACCGAACCCCAGCGTGTGGAATACGATAAAGAATTCCCCTGCTATAAGCTCAACATGAGCTTCTACGAACGGCGGCGAATCGAGGAGTGTTATACGGTACACGAAGAT GAGGAACTGTACACCTATTGCGGCAATGCCTCGCGGCTGGGTTTGACGCTTCAGCTAATGCCGCTGACCATAATTTTAGTGTTTCACCTGACGTACGCCTTTATGCGTTAG